In Amblyraja radiata isolate CabotCenter1 chromosome 28, sAmbRad1.1.pri, whole genome shotgun sequence, one DNA window encodes the following:
- the dhx33 gene encoding ATP-dependent RNA helicase DHX33 isoform X1 — protein sequence MGGAGCARQRQLRRALAGRMEARSPPAKRLKTAAWRSQGGNYATGRNMEQQRRELPIYRARAKLIGQLRHLDTAIIIGETGSGKTTQIPQYLYEACIGGHGVIAITQPRRVAAISLAARVSEEKKTELGTLIGYTVRFEDLTSHKSKIKFLTDGMLLREAMVDSLLCRYSVVILDEAHERTVQTDVLFGIVKSAQRKRKELNKTPLKVIIMSATMDVDLFSQYFNQAPVLYLEGRQHSIQIFYTKEPQNDYLHASLVSIFQIHQEAPPSHSVLVFLTGQEEIEAMSRTCKQISKNLPQGSCQMSVLPLYASLPPLQQLRVFQQGPKDRRKVILSTNIAETSVTIPGIKYVVDTGMVKAKRYTPESGLEVLAVQQVSKAQAWQRAGRAGRQNSGICYRLYTEDDFEKFLNMTVPEIQRCNLASVVLQLLALRIPDILTFDFISKPSPDAVRAAVDQLEQLGAVERKNNQIILTPLGIKMAAFPLEPRFSKTLLVSPEFHCTEEILTIVSLLSVDSVLYNPRAQQDEVLSARRKFISSEGDHMTLLNVYYAFKNTAGQREWCRENYVNSRNMTMVMEVRRQLRDICVKFGVHLKSSRADTSNVRRCLAHSLFLNAVELQLDGTYLTLDSRQPVVIHPSSVLFHSRPPYMLYNELLHTSKCYMRDLCVVDPEWLYEAAPEYFRRKLKGAKT from the exons ATGGGGGGCGCAGGTTGTGCGCGTCAGCGGCAGCTCCGGCGGGCCCTCGCTGGCCGAATGGAGGCGCGGTCCCCGCCCGCTAAGAGGTTGAAGACGGCGGCGTGGCGCAGTCAGGGGGGTAACTATGCTACCGGCCGGAACATGGAGCAGCAGCGGAGGGAGCTCCCCATCTACCGGGCTCGGGCCAAGCTGATCGGCCagctccgtcacctggacaccgcCATCATCATAG GTGAAACAGGCTCTGGGAAGACAACACAGATTCCTCAGTATCTTTATGAAGCTTGCATCGGAGGGCATGGTGTCATCGCAATTACACAGCCGAGGCGAGTGGCAGCGATATCACTTGCAGCAAGAGTCTCGGAAGAGAAGAAAACGGAACTAGGCACATTG ATTGGATACACTGTGCGTTTTGAAGATCTCACgtcacacaagagtaaaattaagtTTTTAACGGATGGAATGCTGCTCCGAGAGGCCATGGTAGATTCCCTGCTCTGCCGTTACAGTGTTGTGATTTTGgacgaggcccacgagaggactgTACAAACAGATGTTCTCTTTGGCATCGTGAAAAGTGCCCAGAGAAAACGGAAGGAACTCAATAAAACGCCATTGAAG GTAATTATCATGTCTGCCACAATGGATGTAGATCTCTTCTCACAGTACTTCAACCAAGCACCAGTTTTGTATCTGGAGGGGAGACAGCATTCCATTCAGATCTTTTACACGAAGGAGCCTCAGAATGACTACCTCCATGCCTCGCTGGTGTCAATTTTTCAGATCCATCAG GAAGCTCCACCCTCGCACAGCGTTCTAGTCTTTTTGACGGGTCAGGAGGAAATTGAGGCCATGAGCAGGACATGCAAGCAAATTTCAAAGAACCTTCCACAAGGCTCCTGCCAGATGTCAGTGCTTCCTCTCTATGCATCGCTCCCTCCCTTGCAGCAACTTCGTGTTTTTCAACAAGGACCGAAG GACCGTCGCAAAGTGATTCTTTCAACAAATATAGCAGAAACATCTGTCACAATTCCAGGCATCAAATATGTTGTGGACACAGGAATGGTTAAAGCTAAACGTTACACCCCTG AGAGTGGACTAGAGGTTCTTGCTGTGCAGCAAGTGTCGAAAGCCCAGGCGTGGCAACGAGCCGGGCGTGCAGGAAGGCAGAACTCGGGAATCTGCTACCGTCTCTACACAGAGGACGACTTTGAAAAATTCCTCAACATGACCGTCCCAGAGATACAAAG GTGTAACCTGGCAAGTGTggtgctgcagctcctggcacttAGGATTCCCGACATTCTCACGTTTGATTTTATATCCAAACCATCTCCAG ATGCTGTCCGAGCAGCTGTTGACCAACTTGAACAACTGGGAGCTGTGGAGCGCAAAAACAACCAGATCATCCTGACACCCTTGGGGATCAAAATGGCAGCATTTCCTTTGGAACCCAGATTTTCCAAG ACTCTCCTGGTGTCCCCAGAATTTCACTGCACTGAAGAAATCTTGACTATTGTTTCCTTGTTGTCGGTGGACAGTGTCCTGTACAATCCTCGGGCGCAGCAGGATGAAGTACTTTCTGCCAGGAGGAAATTCATCTCCAGTGAGGGAGATCATATGACCCTATTAAATGTATATTACGCCTTTAAAAACACAGCAGGACAAAGG GAATGGTGCAGAGAAAACTATGTGAATAGCCGAAACATGACCATGGTGATGGAAGTTAGACGTCAGCTGCGGGACATTTGTGTGAAG TTCGGAGTTCACTTGAAGTCGTCCCGTGCGGACACGAGCAATGTCCGGCGATGCCTAGCCCACAGTCTGTTTCTGAATGCCGTGGAGCTTCAACTGGACGGAACTTACCTCACCCTGGATTCTCGGCAGCCAGTGGTGATCCACCCCTCCTCCGTCCTCTTCCACTCTAGGCCTCCTTACATGTTGTACAACGAGCTGCTGCACACCTCCAAGTGCTACATGCGAGATTTGTGCGTGGTGGATCCTGAGTGGCTTTATGAGGCAGCCCCAGAATACTTTAGGAGAAAGTTGAAAGGAGCAAAGACCTAG
- the dhx33 gene encoding ATP-dependent RNA helicase DHX33 isoform X2, translating into MGGAGCARQRQLRRALAGRMEARSPPAKRLKTAAWRSQGGNYATGRNMEQQRRELPIYRARAKLIGQLRHLDTAIIIGETGSGKTTQIPQYLYEACIGGHGVIAITQPRRVAAISLAARVSEEKKTELGTLIGYTVRFEDLTSHKSKIKFLTDGMLLREAMVDSLLCRYSVVILDEAHERTVQTDVLFGIVKSAQRKRKELNKTPLKVIIMSATMDVDLFSQYFNQAPVLYLEGRQHSIQIFYTKEPQNDYLHASLVSIFQIHQEAPPSHSVLVFLTGQEEIEAMSRTCKQISKNLPQGSCQMSVLPLYASLPPLQQLRVFQQGPKDRRKVILSTNIAETSVTIPGIKYVVDTGMVKAKRYTPESGLEVLAVQQVSKAQAWQRAGRAGRQNSGICYRLYTEDDFEKFLNMTVPEIQRCNLASVVLQLLALRIPDILTFDFISKPSPDAVRAAVDQLEQLGAVERKNNQIILTPLGIKMAAFPLEPRFSKEWCRENYVNSRNMTMVMEVRRQLRDICVKFGVHLKSSRADTSNVRRCLAHSLFLNAVELQLDGTYLTLDSRQPVVIHPSSVLFHSRPPYMLYNELLHTSKCYMRDLCVVDPEWLYEAAPEYFRRKLKGAKT; encoded by the exons ATGGGGGGCGCAGGTTGTGCGCGTCAGCGGCAGCTCCGGCGGGCCCTCGCTGGCCGAATGGAGGCGCGGTCCCCGCCCGCTAAGAGGTTGAAGACGGCGGCGTGGCGCAGTCAGGGGGGTAACTATGCTACCGGCCGGAACATGGAGCAGCAGCGGAGGGAGCTCCCCATCTACCGGGCTCGGGCCAAGCTGATCGGCCagctccgtcacctggacaccgcCATCATCATAG GTGAAACAGGCTCTGGGAAGACAACACAGATTCCTCAGTATCTTTATGAAGCTTGCATCGGAGGGCATGGTGTCATCGCAATTACACAGCCGAGGCGAGTGGCAGCGATATCACTTGCAGCAAGAGTCTCGGAAGAGAAGAAAACGGAACTAGGCACATTG ATTGGATACACTGTGCGTTTTGAAGATCTCACgtcacacaagagtaaaattaagtTTTTAACGGATGGAATGCTGCTCCGAGAGGCCATGGTAGATTCCCTGCTCTGCCGTTACAGTGTTGTGATTTTGgacgaggcccacgagaggactgTACAAACAGATGTTCTCTTTGGCATCGTGAAAAGTGCCCAGAGAAAACGGAAGGAACTCAATAAAACGCCATTGAAG GTAATTATCATGTCTGCCACAATGGATGTAGATCTCTTCTCACAGTACTTCAACCAAGCACCAGTTTTGTATCTGGAGGGGAGACAGCATTCCATTCAGATCTTTTACACGAAGGAGCCTCAGAATGACTACCTCCATGCCTCGCTGGTGTCAATTTTTCAGATCCATCAG GAAGCTCCACCCTCGCACAGCGTTCTAGTCTTTTTGACGGGTCAGGAGGAAATTGAGGCCATGAGCAGGACATGCAAGCAAATTTCAAAGAACCTTCCACAAGGCTCCTGCCAGATGTCAGTGCTTCCTCTCTATGCATCGCTCCCTCCCTTGCAGCAACTTCGTGTTTTTCAACAAGGACCGAAG GACCGTCGCAAAGTGATTCTTTCAACAAATATAGCAGAAACATCTGTCACAATTCCAGGCATCAAATATGTTGTGGACACAGGAATGGTTAAAGCTAAACGTTACACCCCTG AGAGTGGACTAGAGGTTCTTGCTGTGCAGCAAGTGTCGAAAGCCCAGGCGTGGCAACGAGCCGGGCGTGCAGGAAGGCAGAACTCGGGAATCTGCTACCGTCTCTACACAGAGGACGACTTTGAAAAATTCCTCAACATGACCGTCCCAGAGATACAAAG GTGTAACCTGGCAAGTGTggtgctgcagctcctggcacttAGGATTCCCGACATTCTCACGTTTGATTTTATATCCAAACCATCTCCAG ATGCTGTCCGAGCAGCTGTTGACCAACTTGAACAACTGGGAGCTGTGGAGCGCAAAAACAACCAGATCATCCTGACACCCTTGGGGATCAAAATGGCAGCATTTCCTTTGGAACCCAGATTTTCCAAG GAATGGTGCAGAGAAAACTATGTGAATAGCCGAAACATGACCATGGTGATGGAAGTTAGACGTCAGCTGCGGGACATTTGTGTGAAG TTCGGAGTTCACTTGAAGTCGTCCCGTGCGGACACGAGCAATGTCCGGCGATGCCTAGCCCACAGTCTGTTTCTGAATGCCGTGGAGCTTCAACTGGACGGAACTTACCTCACCCTGGATTCTCGGCAGCCAGTGGTGATCCACCCCTCCTCCGTCCTCTTCCACTCTAGGCCTCCTTACATGTTGTACAACGAGCTGCTGCACACCTCCAAGTGCTACATGCGAGATTTGTGCGTGGTGGATCCTGAGTGGCTTTATGAGGCAGCCCCAGAATACTTTAGGAGAAAGTTGAAAGGAGCAAAGACCTAG